The Halorubrum sp. BV1 genome has a window encoding:
- a CDS encoding NUDIX hydrolase codes for MGGGNSNDGGGDSVARDRREPASDLRDLPAFADGRTHSLPGAPEWPVREVVVEYDEGWFVGGYDRVEQPDGSEKKYYWAELSPATVVIAIADGDVLFVDQYRPTVRNTQSELPAGIVEPGETYTEAGARELAEETGFAPDSTTLVQEVWCSTGVLRHTRGYVVAEGLEPVDVEADSNEFLEPRAVPIDEALSLARSPPTNDATLEGLLLAERDGYL; via the coding sequence ATCGGAGGCGGGAACAGCAACGACGGCGGCGGCGATTCGGTCGCACGCGACCGCCGCGAGCCCGCTTCCGACCTCCGTGACCTCCCGGCGTTCGCGGACGGCCGCACGCACTCGCTGCCCGGCGCGCCGGAGTGGCCGGTGAGAGAGGTCGTCGTCGAGTACGACGAAGGGTGGTTCGTCGGCGGCTACGACCGCGTCGAGCAGCCTGACGGATCGGAGAAAAAGTACTACTGGGCGGAGCTGTCGCCCGCGACCGTCGTGATCGCGATCGCCGATGGCGACGTGCTGTTCGTCGATCAGTACCGCCCGACGGTGCGAAACACCCAGTCGGAGCTGCCGGCGGGGATCGTCGAGCCCGGTGAGACGTACACCGAGGCTGGAGCGCGCGAACTCGCCGAGGAGACGGGGTTCGCACCCGACTCGACCACACTCGTACAGGAGGTGTGGTGTTCGACGGGCGTGCTCCGCCACACGCGCGGCTACGTGGTCGCCGAGGGGCTCGAACCGGTCGACGTCGAGGCCGACAGCAACGAGTTTCTCGAACCGCGAGCGGTGCCGATCGACGAGGCGCTGTCGCTCGCGCGTTCGCCCCCGACGAACGACGCGACGCTCGAAGGACTGCTCTTGGCCGAGCGCGACGGGTACCTGTGA
- a CDS encoding cyclic nucleotide-binding/CBS domain-containing protein, with amino-acid sequence MDDIDDVFVARLMTSDLHTVTPDTLVEDAAAVLLDNDVSSALVVDDGTLVGILTTTDFVDIVAKSQPKAETTVERYMTPDPITTGAQDSVAAVAATMIEHGIHHVPVVDGGTPIGIITTSDFAAYVSSPEAPSP; translated from the coding sequence ATGGACGACATCGATGACGTGTTCGTCGCACGATTGATGACGAGCGACCTCCACACCGTGACTCCCGACACACTCGTCGAAGACGCCGCGGCCGTGTTGCTCGATAACGACGTCAGTTCGGCGCTCGTCGTCGACGACGGGACGCTCGTGGGTATCCTCACGACGACCGACTTCGTCGACATCGTGGCCAAGAGCCAGCCGAAAGCCGAGACGACGGTCGAACGGTACATGACACCCGACCCGATTACGACGGGTGCACAGGACTCCGTCGCGGCCGTCGCGGCGACGATGATCGAACACGGCATCCACCACGTACCCGTCGTCGACGGTGGTACCCCGATCGGCATCATTACTACCTCTGATTTCGCCGCGTACGTCTCTTCTCCGGAGGCCCCGTCGCCATAG
- a CDS encoding deoxyuridine 5'-triphosphate nucleotidohydrolase, with protein sequence MFDSGAAVAAALEAGDADLDDTQRQPNGVDLTLGAVFEQTEAGLVGRDGKRVGEREELSDDDGVYRLDAGTYVVRYGEPVRIPEERIGFVLPRSTLLRNSCTLDTAVWDAGYEGIGEGRLDVGHPIAIEPGARIAQLVLAEAAHEETYGGAYQGENL encoded by the coding sequence ATGTTCGACTCAGGCGCGGCGGTGGCGGCGGCGCTCGAAGCGGGCGACGCCGACCTCGACGACACACAGCGGCAGCCGAACGGCGTCGACCTCACGCTCGGTGCGGTCTTCGAACAGACCGAAGCGGGACTCGTCGGCCGCGACGGGAAGCGCGTCGGCGAACGCGAAGAGCTGAGCGACGACGACGGAGTCTATCGGCTGGACGCGGGGACGTACGTGGTACGGTACGGCGAGCCGGTGCGAATACCCGAGGAGCGGATCGGGTTCGTGCTCCCGCGGTCGACGCTGCTTCGGAACTCGTGTACGCTCGACACTGCGGTGTGGGACGCAGGCTACGAGGGAATCGGCGAGGGACGCCTCGACGTGGGACACCCGATAGCTATCGAACCGGGGGCGCGGATCGCGCAGTTGGTGTTGGCCGAGGCAGCCCACGAGGAGACGTACGGGGGCGCGTACCAAGGAGAGAACCTCTGA
- a CDS encoding DUF5787 family protein yields the protein MEYRFELALCAALESPDSVVARQLGAGVTNPGGRIVDVCVLTPGPGFDRRASITADRVPDPAIEAAVGPGEAVPVSAAFDLPADRAAAIVDRAVEVGYLERERRDGRPVVRATARYPDDWIGSLTAIENKPDLSTPGDLTAQLRYDVALGLFDEVVLATGSYVTGAHLNRIPEAVGVWRFDPEDGDREVIREPTRLNPGASGVEIRDERALRTDVALVGPTEKARKRRRIAERAYGKGWRPNPPRCVHAQTTDDGRPHCGHFDRVVDPGRDCGTACAAFEPADPPALDRDRLRDSRTAWVAEPDGPGPRRQASLSRFR from the coding sequence ATGGAATACCGGTTCGAGCTGGCGCTTTGTGCCGCGCTCGAATCGCCCGACTCGGTCGTCGCGAGACAGCTCGGTGCCGGCGTCACGAACCCCGGCGGTCGGATCGTCGACGTCTGCGTGCTCACGCCCGGTCCCGGATTCGACCGCCGCGCGTCGATCACCGCTGACCGCGTTCCCGATCCCGCGATCGAGGCGGCCGTCGGGCCGGGAGAGGCGGTCCCCGTCTCGGCGGCGTTCGACCTCCCGGCCGACCGAGCCGCCGCGATAGTCGACCGCGCGGTCGAGGTCGGCTACCTCGAACGCGAGCGGCGCGACGGCCGGCCGGTCGTCCGCGCGACCGCCCGCTATCCCGACGACTGGATCGGCTCGCTGACGGCGATCGAGAACAAGCCCGACCTGTCGACGCCCGGCGATCTGACCGCGCAACTGCGCTACGACGTCGCGCTCGGCTTATTCGACGAGGTCGTGCTCGCGACAGGCTCGTACGTCACGGGTGCCCACCTCAATCGAATCCCGGAGGCCGTCGGCGTCTGGCGGTTCGATCCCGAGGATGGCGACCGCGAGGTGATCCGCGAACCGACCCGTCTCAATCCCGGTGCGTCGGGCGTCGAGATCCGTGACGAGCGCGCGCTCCGGACGGACGTCGCGCTCGTCGGTCCGACCGAGAAGGCCCGCAAGCGACGCCGGATCGCCGAGCGCGCCTACGGGAAGGGGTGGCGGCCGAACCCGCCACGGTGCGTGCACGCGCAGACGACCGACGACGGTCGCCCCCACTGCGGCCACTTCGACCGCGTCGTCGACCCGGGCCGCGACTGCGGTACGGCCTGCGCCGCGTTCGAGCCGGCCGACCCGCCGGCGCTCGATCGCGATCGGCTGCGCGACAGCCGAACCGCGTGGGTCGCAGAGCCCGACGGACCGGGACCACGCCGACAGGCGAGCCTCTCGCGGTTCCGGTAG